The bacterium genome has a window encoding:
- a CDS encoding L,D-transpeptidase family protein produces the protein MYKKFLYGSRQFVLGSLKKYIFCFIIIAGTISPVFAQNDSDGAKEISTVINNSKKLDASLKALSLVKSFYESRGHLPAWFFEGRLTRKGIDLLRILNESANEGLGFSLFHKKILEDYLKSSGKKVNPESMAKADVLMTDAFFALTSAYRFGLFPRVGSKVEWVKNANSFNYVQFLTDAQNGAVRTALNELLPNSRDYRTLKEAYLRVLKTYPKMEWPKVAGGAKLEPGMRDLRIREVRKRLQAEGYLKADNASTTYDDNLVIAVKKFQEVHALPPDGVIGGGTLEALNLTPEQKLARIRISLDRLRGFRPDTSRPYVFVNIPGFYLKVKDGESTRLGMNVIAGRPDRKTPLFSDEIEFVVFNPTWTVPKSIAVKDKLSKIQNNPDFLKNMGMKVYTTDNGNVTEVDPATIDWKNVNEDNFNYRIVQRPGTDNALGTIKFIFPNGEDVYLHDTNDHNLFKGGVRAFSSGCIRIEKPMEMAEWILRDVKGWDMKKIKAMSGGALTTVPLKHHVPIHLFYQTAWVDDDGILKFGNDIYKYDTVLAKSFGDSK, from the coding sequence ATGTATAAAAAATTCCTTTATGGTTCCAGGCAGTTTGTTTTAGGCAGTTTAAAAAAGTATATTTTTTGTTTCATAATCATTGCCGGTACTATCTCACCTGTTTTTGCACAAAATGACTCTGATGGTGCTAAAGAAATTTCTACTGTTATCAATAATTCCAAAAAATTGGATGCCTCGCTTAAAGCGTTGAGTTTAGTAAAAAGTTTTTACGAAAGCCGAGGGCATTTACCAGCCTGGTTTTTTGAAGGAAGATTAACACGTAAAGGAATAGATCTTTTACGCATTCTCAATGAATCTGCAAATGAAGGTTTGGGATTTTCTCTGTTTCATAAAAAAATTTTAGAAGATTATCTCAAATCAAGCGGTAAAAAAGTAAACCCCGAATCTATGGCCAAAGCCGATGTTCTGATGACGGATGCATTTTTTGCTCTTACTTCGGCTTATCGTTTTGGTCTTTTTCCACGAGTTGGCTCTAAAGTGGAATGGGTAAAAAATGCAAACTCATTCAACTATGTTCAATTTTTAACGGATGCCCAAAATGGGGCTGTCCGTACAGCCCTTAATGAATTGTTACCTAATAGTCGTGACTATAGAACGCTTAAAGAAGCATATTTACGGGTATTAAAAACTTATCCTAAAATGGAGTGGCCCAAAGTGGCCGGTGGTGCCAAGTTAGAACCAGGTATGCGCGATTTACGTATCCGTGAAGTCCGCAAACGTCTGCAGGCCGAAGGCTATTTAAAAGCTGATAACGCCTCCACCACCTACGATGATAATTTGGTTATAGCGGTAAAAAAGTTTCAGGAAGTACATGCCTTGCCTCCGGATGGTGTGATTGGTGGCGGAACTTTAGAAGCGCTTAATTTAACACCCGAACAAAAATTAGCACGTATCCGTATTAGTCTTGATCGTTTGCGTGGTTTTAGACCCGACACCTCACGTCCTTATGTGTTTGTAAATATCCCGGGTTTTTATCTTAAGGTAAAAGATGGCGAGAGTACCCGCTTAGGTATGAACGTGATTGCCGGCCGTCCCGACAGGAAAACGCCTCTTTTTAGCGATGAAATTGAGTTTGTAGTGTTTAACCCCACATGGACAGTTCCCAAAAGTATCGCTGTTAAAGACAAACTATCCAAAATTCAAAACAATCCCGATTTTTTAAAAAATATGGGGATGAAAGTATATACCACCGATAACGGAAATGTAACCGAGGTAGATCCTGCAACAATTGATTGGAAAAATGTAAATGAAGATAATTTTAATTATCGCATTGTGCAGCGTCCGGGTACCGATAATGCTTTAGGGACCATCAAATTTATTTTTCCCAATGGGGAAGATGTTTATTTGCACGATACCAACGACCACAATTTGTTTAAAGGTGGTGTACGAGCCTTTAGTTCGGGTTGTATTCGTATTGAAAAACCCATGGAAATGGCCGAGTGGATTTTACGTGATGTAAAAGGCTGGGATATGAAAAAAATTAAAGCCATGAGCGGCGGTGCGCTTACCACCGTGCCACTGAAACATCACGTGCCCATCCATCTTTTTTACCAAACTGCCTGGGTGGATGATGACGGTATTCTTAAATTTGGGAACGATATTTACAAATACGATACTGTTTTGGCTAAATCGTTTGGGGATTCTAAGTAA
- a CDS encoding class I SAM-dependent methyltransferase gives MTYFLSLCEYIFLRLVRRFFFTDNVLVKVGKLLPYYRVNRGQSNFKKLVDDYERHLKSVNSSLQNKSVLEIGIGSTNANGYEIIARNAAFYYGLEPYRSLDILQNQHALTLLQNEHPDKTLLFENCTSRITSFKEIKPNSIDIVLSSSVLEHVENNKLLFENIKKCLKPDGIMIHQVDYRDHFFKYPYHFLIFSKKIWNTFLNPGDLYRYRLDDHIKILDELEFKTKILSKQSLENDFIKIKKHINPLFQGYSEESLKTSEAVLCSHC, from the coding sequence ATGACCTATTTTTTATCACTCTGCGAGTATATTTTCTTACGTTTAGTCAGACGCTTTTTCTTTACCGACAATGTGTTAGTGAAAGTTGGCAAATTGCTCCCTTACTACAGGGTCAATAGAGGGCAATCTAATTTTAAAAAATTAGTGGATGATTATGAGAGGCATTTAAAGAGTGTAAACAGTTCCCTCCAAAATAAATCTGTTCTCGAAATAGGTATAGGGAGTACTAATGCCAATGGATACGAAATTATTGCTCGCAACGCAGCCTTTTATTATGGGCTTGAACCTTATAGAAGCTTGGATATTTTACAAAATCAGCATGCCCTAACACTTTTACAAAACGAGCATCCCGATAAAACCCTTTTATTTGAAAACTGCACTTCCCGCATCACATCATTTAAAGAAATAAAACCTAATTCAATTGATATTGTTCTTTCCAGTTCTGTTTTAGAACATGTAGAAAACAATAAACTTTTGTTTGAAAATATTAAAAAATGCCTTAAACCAGACGGTATCATGATTCACCAGGTAGATTATCGCGATCATTTTTTTAAATACCCCTACCATTTTCTTATTTTTTCAAAAAAAATATGGAATACTTTTTTAAACCCGGGTGATTTGTATCGGTATAGGCTAGATGACCACATTAAAATACTTGATGAGTTAGAATTTAAAACAAAAATACTGTCCAAACAAAGTTTAGAAAATGATTTTATAAAAATAAAAAAACACATAAACCCTCTTTTTCAAGGTTATTCTGAAGAATCATTAAAAACATCAGAGGCAGTTCTTTGTTCTCACTGTTAG
- a CDS encoding glycosyltransferase family 39 protein yields the protein MTNKIYKSLSLTLGSILILHIILSIPSFWVPFYKVDELTNAIYARLIVNHELSLKDFLGSTYFFTHYFYALIFRLIDNNSLIPVHIAHCLWKCGTITGLYLAGSELKDKKTGLYAALFYTVYNWCFMSKDFHTPSAESLSLLPASFTAYFLFKGLRLSQPYLFFITGIFCGMAALFKAPMGITLVALNLVFIFYHQNRIKSFLLLNIGFILTYLSPTIFYGDVVEGFKIVFATLYDTKTAYMSYHKDSFIYWGIKFLLRTMLIFASTFGMSFLAVYAIRFLFKNKNKNSQWIHVWFLTLWLLFLWYDATLGKRIFFYYFKFMLVPLSLMAALSITSLDHITKNTTFSFKTSRFIKKHLAYFMLIPLIGFSVEGAFNFSTKAVIPFNFTPAIDYIKSTTKPDDKIFVWGYIPQLYFYTNREPASTFFWSDVLAGSSPGSPAMEYIHATGNNLTLSEKLTKDMVPFSFSEEEAEKIDHHSLSKVSDNDLFTVNELLGRIDNDHWKKVFDDFFKHPPVLFIDTAPLNYRGFGYYPISNYELLKRFIADNYVYDSTVSGMPIYRLKNNL from the coding sequence ATGACAAACAAAATATATAAATCTTTGTCTCTTACTTTAGGCTCTATTCTCATTCTTCACATTATTTTGTCTATCCCCAGTTTTTGGGTGCCCTTTTACAAGGTAGACGAACTCACAAACGCTATTTATGCCCGTTTAATTGTTAATCATGAATTAAGCTTAAAAGACTTTTTAGGAAGCACTTATTTTTTCACTCATTATTTTTACGCTCTCATTTTTCGCTTAATCGATAACAATTCTCTTATTCCTGTACATATAGCTCATTGTCTTTGGAAATGCGGAACAATCACAGGCTTATATTTAGCCGGGAGTGAACTGAAAGATAAAAAAACAGGACTTTACGCTGCACTTTTTTATACCGTTTATAATTGGTGTTTTATGAGTAAAGACTTTCATACTCCCAGCGCCGAAAGCTTATCACTTTTACCTGCCAGCTTTACCGCCTATTTTTTATTTAAGGGCCTGCGCTTAAGTCAGCCTTATCTTTTTTTTATAACAGGAATTTTTTGTGGAATGGCGGCTCTTTTTAAAGCCCCCATGGGAATTACTTTAGTAGCACTTAATTTAGTTTTTATTTTTTATCATCAAAACAGAATTAAATCATTCTTGCTTCTTAATATAGGTTTTATTCTTACCTATTTATCTCCCACAATTTTTTATGGCGATGTGGTGGAAGGCTTTAAAATAGTTTTTGCCACGCTGTACGATACTAAAACAGCCTACATGTCGTACCACAAAGACTCGTTTATTTATTGGGGAATAAAGTTTTTATTACGCACCATGCTTATTTTTGCTTCAACTTTTGGCATGAGCTTTTTGGCGGTATATGCCATTCGTTTTTTATTTAAAAACAAAAATAAAAATTCTCAATGGATCCATGTATGGTTTCTTACGTTGTGGTTATTATTTTTGTGGTACGACGCGACGCTTGGAAAAAGAATTTTCTTTTACTACTTTAAATTTATGTTGGTACCACTATCTCTTATGGCAGCTCTTAGCATTACTTCGTTAGATCATATTACAAAAAATACCACTTTCTCGTTTAAAACATCCCGCTTTATTAAAAAGCATTTGGCTTATTTTATGCTTATTCCGCTCATTGGTTTTTCGGTTGAAGGCGCTTTTAATTTTTCTACCAAAGCAGTTATTCCTTTTAATTTTACACCGGCTATTGACTACATCAAAAGCACTACAAAACCCGACGATAAAATTTTTGTTTGGGGCTATATTCCGCAGCTTTATTTTTATACCAATAGAGAACCCGCCTCTACCTTTTTTTGGAGCGATGTATTGGCAGGCTCTTCCCCCGGTTCGCCTGCCATGGAGTATATTCATGCTACCGGCAATAATTTAACCCTAAGTGAAAAGCTCACCAAAGACATGGTGCCATTTTCTTTTTCCGAAGAAGAAGCCGAAAAAATTGATCATCATTCTCTGAGTAAAGTATCGGATAACGACTTATTTACGGTAAATGAGCTTTTGGGGCGTATTGATAATGATCATTGGAAAAAGGTTTTTGATGATTTTTTTAAGCATCCCCCTGTTCTTTTTATTGATACAGCCCCTCTTAATTACCGCGGCTTTGGTTATTACCCCATTTCAAACTATGAACTGTTAAAACGTTTTATTGCCGATAATTATGTGTACGACTCTACGGTAAGCGGCATGCCCATTTATAGGCTTAAAAATAACCTATGA
- the bioD gene encoding dethiobiotin synthase yields the protein MKETKIKSAFICGTDTGVGKTIITASMAAASLKKGQPVAVYKPLESGRARADSTLLKKMSGMNEKLSEINTFFFKNPLAPGVAAEIEKKNVSLTAIKKQFKVLEKKYGTVLVEGAGGLIVPVWKNKTNLDLIKFLDIPVILVGRLGLGTINHTLLTLEHLKRNKIKVAGVILNQTTKKIGLAEKTNPEILKKMGVKLWGIFPYLQKIDQKTLALHGSLFTLQFLPPRRP from the coding sequence ATGAAAGAAACTAAGATTAAAAGTGCGTTTATCTGCGGCACCGACACAGGGGTAGGTAAAACCATCATCACCGCCTCAATGGCCGCCGCCTCTTTAAAAAAGGGGCAGCCCGTTGCCGTTTATAAACCGCTCGAATCGGGTCGTGCCCGTGCTGATAGTACTTTGCTTAAAAAAATGTCGGGAATGAATGAAAAATTAAGCGAGATCAACACTTTCTTTTTCAAAAACCCGCTAGCGCCGGGTGTGGCTGCGGAGATAGAAAAGAAAAATGTGTCGCTCACGGCAATTAAAAAGCAATTTAAAGTATTAGAAAAAAAGTACGGAACGGTTTTAGTGGAGGGAGCTGGCGGGCTGATTGTGCCTGTATGGAAAAATAAAACAAATTTGGATTTAATTAAGTTTTTGGATATCCCGGTAATCCTCGTTGGCCGATTGGGATTGGGAACTATTAATCATACGCTTTTAACGCTTGAACATTTAAAACGAAACAAAATTAAAGTAGCGGGTGTCATTTTGAATCAAACTACAAAGAAAATAGGACTGGCGGAAAAAACAAATCCTGAAATTCTTAAAAAAATGGGGGTTAAGCTGTGGGGGATTTTTCCTTATTTGCAAAAAATTGATCAGAAAACTCTGGCCCTTCACGGTTCACTCTTCACCCTTCAATTTCTTCCACCCCGAAGGCCGTAA
- a CDS encoding RNA methyltransferase, which translates to MSLPHSIRIVLMGPKHAGNIGACARAIKNMGFSDLRLVSPEASHLAAEALDRSVKAQDVLKKAKLYATLPEALASCDFVVGTSGKLKDIRIATQDPRELAQTIKAFKKPRSIALVFGPEDRGLSNEELLLCDAVVEIPSSEEFSSLNLSHALVVVLYELRMMFLGAKPSLKKKLSPVEEKEAQSATVKSKEGLYAHLQEALLHIDFLHPQNPNHIMRDLRNIFNRAGLLNREVTILRGICRRILRPSGWKKLKGEE; encoded by the coding sequence ATGTCTTTACCTCATTCCATTCGTATTGTGCTGATGGGCCCCAAGCATGCGGGAAATATTGGTGCTTGTGCAAGGGCCATTAAAAATATGGGTTTTAGCGATTTGCGTTTGGTAAGCCCGGAAGCCTCCCATCTTGCAGCAGAAGCCCTCGATCGCTCTGTAAAAGCCCAGGATGTACTTAAAAAAGCAAAACTTTATGCCACATTACCGGAGGCTTTAGCCTCGTGCGATTTTGTTGTTGGTACCTCAGGCAAGTTAAAAGATATACGGATTGCTACTCAAGATCCGCGCGAATTGGCGCAAACAATTAAGGCCTTTAAAAAGCCACGGTCCATTGCTTTGGTTTTTGGGCCCGAAGATAGAGGCTTATCCAACGAAGAACTTTTATTATGTGATGCTGTTGTTGAAATCCCGTCATCCGAAGAATTTTCATCGCTTAATTTATCGCATGCGTTGGTTGTAGTTTTATATGAATTAAGAATGATGTTTTTAGGGGCCAAACCAAGTTTAAAAAAGAAATTAAGCCCCGTTGAAGAAAAAGAAGCACAAAGTGCCACTGTTAAAAGCAAAGAGGGGTTATATGCCCACCTGCAGGAAGCACTCTTGCATATCGATTTTTTACACCCTCAAAACCCCAACCATATCATGCGTGATTTGCGCAATATTTTTAACCGTGCAGGTTTGCTCAATCGCGAAGTGACGATTTTACGCGGGATTTGTAGAAGAATATTACGGCCTTCGGGGTGGAAGAAATTGAAGGGTGAAGAGTGA
- the folD gene encoding bifunctional methylenetetrahydrofolate dehydrogenase/methenyltetrahydrofolate cyclohydrolase FolD gives MAQIIDGKALSQQVRNDIKTRVSELKNTKNITPGLATILVGEDPASQVYINSKNKMCVEAGMASFHEHLPADTSEADLLKLIDKLNNDKNVHGILVQLPLPKQINADRVLEAIDPKKDVDGFHPINVGNLVVGKKCLKPCTPYGMIKMLESINYDLSGKHAVVIGRSNIVGKPIALMLLEKNATVTICHSRTPDIASVVRQADVVVAAVGRAQFVKGDWIKKGAVVLDVGINRLESGKLVGDVDYEAASQNASAITPVPGGVGPMTIAMLLYNTVEAAGNTL, from the coding sequence ATGGCTCAAATCATCGACGGAAAAGCACTCTCCCAGCAGGTAAGAAACGATATTAAAACGAGAGTAAGCGAACTTAAAAATACAAAAAACATCACACCGGGGCTTGCCACCATCCTTGTAGGCGAAGACCCCGCCAGCCAAGTTTATATCAACAGCAAAAATAAAATGTGTGTGGAAGCCGGCATGGCCTCGTTCCATGAACATTTACCAGCCGATACGTCCGAAGCCGATTTGCTCAAACTGATTGATAAACTCAACAACGATAAAAACGTGCACGGCATTTTAGTACAGCTGCCTCTTCCTAAACAGATTAATGCCGATCGTGTGCTGGAAGCCATCGATCCCAAAAAAGACGTAGATGGTTTTCATCCAATCAATGTTGGTAATCTGGTTGTCGGTAAAAAATGTTTAAAACCCTGCACCCCCTACGGGATGATTAAAATGCTCGAGTCGATCAACTACGATTTAAGCGGTAAACACGCGGTGGTGATTGGCCGTAGTAATATTGTAGGTAAACCCATTGCGCTGATGCTCTTGGAAAAAAACGCGACGGTCACAATCTGTCATTCACGCACGCCCGATATTGCTTCTGTTGTAAGACAAGCCGATGTGGTGGTGGCCGCTGTGGGCCGTGCTCAATTTGTAAAAGGGGACTGGATTAAAAAAGGCGCTGTTGTGCTCGATGTCGGCATCAACCGTTTAGAGTCCGGCAAACTGGTAGGAGATGTTGATTACGAAGCAGCCTCTCAAAACGCCAGCGCCATCACCCCCGTCCCCGGCGGCGTGGGGCCCATGACGATTGCGATGCTCTTGTATAATACGGTGGAAGCAGCTGGAAACACTCTATAA
- a CDS encoding type II toxin-antitoxin system Phd/YefM family antitoxin: protein MKHYSATEARKNFFSLLDDALEGNKVYIEREGHVLELLPKKKKTKKLSYKKFFLSSPSVDDADTWGWEWKPDSGLHFINKKRKK from the coding sequence ATGAAACATTACTCCGCAACCGAAGCCCGCAAAAACTTTTTTAGCCTTCTGGACGATGCCTTGGAAGGCAACAAGGTTTATATTGAAAGAGAAGGGCACGTTTTGGAGCTTTTGCCAAAAAAGAAAAAAACCAAAAAACTTTCTTATAAAAAATTCTTCCTTTCTTCTCCTTCCGTTGATGATGCCGATACCTGGGGCTGGGAATGGAAACCTGATAGTGGACTTCATTTTATTAACAAAAAAAGAAAAAAATGA
- a CDS encoding transposase encodes MKTVLLDTHILIWLLSDSSKLKNLSWLRKPSYYTVSPVSLLELKFLNECGRLNLSLESLIKQLQKDETYHIDSVDLSTICFAAFNLEWTRDPFDRLITAHSLAKKIPLGTCDNLILKNHKLLA; translated from the coding sequence ATGAAGACCGTCCTTCTTGATACGCATATCCTCATTTGGCTCTTAAGCGATTCTTCCAAACTCAAAAACCTTTCGTGGCTTAGAAAGCCTTCGTATTATACAGTTTCACCTGTTTCTCTTCTGGAATTAAAATTTTTAAATGAATGCGGAAGGCTCAATTTATCGCTCGAATCTCTAATCAAGCAATTACAAAAAGATGAAACCTACCATATCGACTCGGTTGATCTGTCCACCATATGCTTTGCAGCCTTTAATCTAGAATGGACCAGAGATCCTTTTGACAGGCTAATAACAGCTCATAGTCTGGCCAAAAAAATACCCTTGGGAACCTGCGATAACCTGATTTTAAAAAACCACAAGCTTTTGGCTTAA
- the gcvT gene encoding glycine cleavage system aminomethyltransferase GcvT yields MLKKTPLNEIHKSLGARMVEFGGWEMPVQYTGVIDEHNAVRNAVGLFDISHMGEIIVEGELAKDFINYITTNKIDKIKDGGCQYAAVCNPDGGCVDDVISYQYNPQKYLVVVNASNTDKDFAWFTENNMHGVSIANVSPQYCQLALQGPKAEATLQPLIRFPLGDLKYYTFCETEMKGIPIILSRTGYTGEDGFEIYGASNRAVDLWNMLMKAGEAHGIKPIGLAARDTLRLEPSYSLYGHEITDTVNPLEARLGWVVALDKPDFIGKDSLEKIKQSGVKRTIIGLEMIDKAVPRQGYEIENASGKIGVVTSGTFSPTLEKSIAMALIDKKAADHDEFFVVVRGKKMKAKKISLPFYKRK; encoded by the coding sequence GTGCTTAAAAAAACTCCGCTCAATGAAATTCATAAATCGTTAGGTGCCCGCATGGTAGAGTTTGGCGGCTGGGAAATGCCTGTTCAATACACGGGTGTAATTGATGAACACAATGCCGTTCGCAATGCCGTTGGCCTATTTGATATCAGCCACATGGGCGAGATTATTGTTGAGGGCGAACTCGCCAAAGATTTCATCAATTACATCACCACCAATAAAATCGATAAAATTAAAGACGGAGGCTGCCAATATGCCGCCGTATGTAACCCAGATGGCGGCTGCGTGGATGATGTGATTAGCTACCAGTACAACCCTCAGAAATATCTGGTAGTGGTGAACGCCTCTAACACCGATAAAGATTTTGCCTGGTTTACTGAAAACAACATGCATGGGGTTTCTATTGCCAACGTCAGCCCCCAATATTGCCAATTAGCCCTCCAGGGCCCAAAAGCAGAGGCAACACTCCAGCCATTAATCCGCTTTCCTCTGGGCGATCTCAAATATTACACTTTTTGCGAAACCGAAATGAAAGGCATCCCCATCATCCTCTCGCGCACGGGCTACACCGGCGAAGATGGATTTGAAATTTACGGGGCATCAAACCGAGCCGTGGATTTATGGAACATGCTGATGAAAGCGGGCGAAGCCCATGGTATTAAGCCTATCGGTTTGGCGGCCCGCGACACCTTAAGATTGGAACCTTCTTACTCGCTTTATGGCCACGAAATTACCGATACTGTTAATCCATTAGAAGCAAGGCTTGGATGGGTAGTAGCACTTGACAAACCCGACTTTATTGGCAAAGACTCACTTGAAAAAATAAAGCAAAGCGGGGTAAAACGCACCATTATCGGTTTGGAAATGATCGATAAAGCAGTTCCCCGCCAAGGTTACGAAATTGAAAATGCGAGTGGCAAAATAGGGGTGGTAACGAGTGGCACTTTTTCTCCCACACTCGAAAAATCGATCGCCATGGCATTGATTGATAAAAAAGCTGCCGATCATGATGAATTTTTTGTAGTGGTGCGCGGTAAAAAAATGAAAGCTAAAAAAATATCTCTGCCTTTTTATAAAAGAAAGTAG
- the gcvH gene encoding glycine cleavage system protein GcvH, producing MEFPGDLKYSKEHEWIRIEGKVATIGITDFAQDQLGDVVMVEFPNEGAILTKDETFGVVESVKSVSDVFAPISGKVLETNEPLADSPGIINEDCYNEGWIIKMEITDPKQVDELLTVDQYKAYLAEQG from the coding sequence ATGGAATTTCCAGGTGATTTAAAATACTCCAAAGAACATGAATGGATCCGCATTGAAGGTAAAGTGGCCACTATTGGCATCACCGACTTTGCCCAAGATCAATTGGGAGATGTCGTGATGGTAGAATTTCCTAACGAAGGTGCCATCCTTACCAAAGACGAAACCTTTGGTGTGGTGGAATCGGTAAAATCTGTGAGCGATGTGTTTGCTCCCATTTCGGGCAAAGTGTTAGAAACCAACGAACCCTTAGCCGACAGCCCGGGCATTATTAACGAAGATTGTTATAACGAAGGTTGGATCATTAAAATGGAAATTACGGATCCTAAGCAAGTAGACGAATTATTAACAGTGGACCAATACAAGGCTTACTTGGCCGAACAAGGCTAA